A section of the Candidatus Latescibacterota bacterium genome encodes:
- a CDS encoding zinc-ribbon domain-containing protein, which produces MTAQTVTCPGCGGTFTVPPSLMEKGELRVRCPRCDTRFRLRWRQGAEPPPALPEPSESPEVAPPAAESAASTAGPPDPAPDPEREQRRLERRARRLARALAEELLQGPGRRARRDTALAAGRLLAEFGPEIQRAWRVYVEKVGEDFARTHPQFRDAFNEIVADGHPLF; this is translated from the coding sequence ATGACGGCCCAGACGGTCACCTGTCCAGGCTGCGGCGGCACTTTCACCGTGCCGCCCAGCCTGATGGAAAAAGGCGAGTTGCGTGTACGCTGCCCGCGCTGCGACACGCGCTTCCGCCTGCGCTGGCGTCAGGGCGCGGAGCCGCCCCCGGCGCTGCCGGAGCCGTCCGAATCGCCAGAAGTCGCGCCTCCAGCGGCAGAATCTGCCGCGTCGACCGCTGGGCCGCCGGATCCAGCGCCGGACCCGGAGCGGGAGCAGCGACGTCTGGAGCGCCGGGCGCGCCGCCTGGCCCGAGCGCTGGCCGAGGAGCTGCTGCAGGGCCCCGGTCGACGGGCCCGCCGCGACACGGCGCTGGCCGCCGGCCGGCTGCTCGCCGAGTTCGGGCCGGAGATCCAGCGCGCCTGGCGCGTCTACGTGGAGAAGGTGGGCGAGGACTTCGCCCGGACACACCCGCAGTTCAGGGATGCGTTCAATGAGATCGTTGCCGACGGACATCCGCTCTTCTGA